A window of Bacillota bacterium genomic DNA:
TGAGGTGGCCGTGGCGTCTGCGCACCGCACCCCGGAACGCGTCCAACGGTGGGCCAGCACCGCCGCCGGACGCGGCCTCAAGGTCATCATCGCCGGCGCCGGTGGCGCGGCGCACCTTCCGGGGGTCATTGCGGCCTGGACGCCGCTTCCTGTCATCGGTGTACCCATCGCCGCGTCGCTCGAAGGCCTCGACGCCCTGCTGAGCATCGCCCAGATGCCGCCGGGGGTGCCAGTGGCGGCCGTGGGCGTCAACGGCGCTCGCAATGCGGCGCTGCTGGCAGCAGAAATCCTCGCCCTGTCCGACCCGGCGCTGGCCGAGCGGCTGCAAGCATTCCGGCGCGAGCAGGGGGAGAAGGTTGCCGAACGGGAACGCCGGCTGCTCGCCGCTCTCGAAAGCAACGCTTCGGGCGCGGGGGGCGATGCCCGGTGATCAACCGCTACACCCGCCCGGCCATGGCCGCGCTCTGGTCCCAGGAAAACCAGTACCGCCGGTGGCTCGAGGTGGAGCTGCTCGCCGCCGAGGCCTGGGCCGAACTCGGCCGGGTTCCTCGCGATGCAGCCCGCCGCCTGCGCCAGCAGGCCGCGTTGTCCGTCGAACGCATCCGGGAGCTTGAGCGGGTCACCGATCACGAACTCATCGCGTTCTTGCAGGCCGTCTCGGAAACGGTCGGGGACGACGCCCGCCACCTGCACCTGGGGCTGACGTCGTCCGACGTCATGGACACCGCGCTGGCATCGCTTGCGGCCGAGGCCATGGACCACGTCATCCGGGGCGTTGAGCGCCTGCGCCGGGCGGTGGCCCAACAAGCGGTGAAGTACCGCTCCACGCCGATGATCGGCCGCACGCACGGGGTTCACGCCGAACCCATCACGTTCGGCCTGAAACTGGCCCGGTGGTGGGACCAGCTCGGCCGCGACCTCGAGCGTCTGCGGCAGGCCCGAAGCGCTATCGCGGTCGGCAAGATCTCCGGGGCCGTCGGAAGTTTTGCGCACGTCGATCCGTTCGTCGAGGCGTACGTCTGCGAACGCCTGGGCCTGCGCCCGGCTCCCATTTCGAGCCAGGTGGTGGCTCGCGACCGCCACGCCGAGGCGGCCGCTGCCCTGGCCATTCTGGGCGCCAGCCTGGAAAACTTCGCCACCGAGGTCCGCCTGATGCAGCAGACCGAGGTCGGCGAACTGGAGGAGCCCTTCCCGGCGGGCCAGCGCGGCTCGTCGGCCATGCCCCACAAGCGCAACCCGATGCGCTCTGAACGCATCGCAGGCCTGGCCCGGCTCATGCGGGGCTATGCCGCTTCGGCGTTTGAGAACGTGGCGCTGTGGCACGAGCGGGACATCTCCCACAGTTCAACGGAGCGGGTGTGGCTTGCCGACGCCACCACGCTGGCGGACTACATGCTGGATCTGTTCACCCGGATCGTGGAAAACTGGCGCGTCTACCCCGAACGCATGCGGGCCAACATCGACGCCACGGGCGGCCTCATCTTCTCCGAACGCGTCATGCTGGCCCTCGTCGAAGCCGGCATGAGCCGCGAGGAAGCCTATACCCGCGTACAGGCCCACGCCATGGCGGCCAGGGATGCGGCGTCAGCGGCCGGCAGGGCGTCGGTTCCTCCAACATTCAAAGACCGCATCCTTTCCGACCCCGAACTCATTGCCGCGGCAGGCCGCCTTCGCCTGGAAGCCGCATTCGAACTTTCCGCCTTTCTCGAGCGGGTGGACACCATCTTTGAACGCCTTGGAATTGATGGCCTGACCGGTCCAGAGGACCGGGTGCCTCAAGAAGGGGGAGCACCATGAACACTGCGGAACCGATCTGGCGACCGCAGGGGGAGGAAGTTCCGGCCGACCCGGTGCGTGCAGGCCGGCTGGTGCACCGGGGCAAGGTGAAAGCGGTCTACGAAGTGGAGGGTCACCCGGCGCTTCGCCTCATCGACTTCACGGACGAGGCGACGGCGTTCGACGGGACGAAGCGGGCCGTCATCGCCGGCAAGGGTGAGGCGAATGCGGCCATTTCGGCGGCGTTCTTCCGGGCGCTGGAGCGGGCTGGCGTGCCCACGCACTTCGTGCGGCTGGAGTCGCCCACCGTCATGCTGGCGCGGGCGGTGGAGATCATCCCGCTGGAAGTGGTCGTGCGCAACCGGGTCGCCGGAAGCCTGGCCAACCGGCTGGGGCTCGAAGAGGGGACGCCGCTGCGCCGCCCCGTGCTAGAACTCTTCTACAAGAACGATGCGCTCCACGACCCGTGGGTGAACGCCCACCACGCCGAGGCGCTGGGCTGGGCGAGCGCCGAGGAGCTCCAGCAGCTCGAACACCTGGCGTTCGAGGCGAACCGGGCGATGCGGGAGCTTGCCCTGCGCGCCGGCCTTGAACTCATCGACTTCAAGCTGGAGTTCGGCCGCAGCGTACAGGCCGGGCGGGGCGGGCAGGCCGGGGCAGCACTGCTGCTGGCCGACGAGATCTCGCCGGACACCTGCCGCTTCTGGGACGTGGCCAGCGCCGACCGCATGGACAAGGACCGCTTCCGCCGCGACCTCGGGCGGGTCGAAGAGACGTATGCCGAGGTGCGGCGGCGCATCGAGGAGGCGGCGCGGTGTCTCGATACACCGTCTACGTCCACGTGATGCCCCGGCGGGGGGTGCTCGACCCGCCCGGGGAGGCGACGCGAAGTGCCCTGCAGGCGCTGGGCTTCGCCGAAGTGGCTGCGGTGCGGATCGGCCGGCGCATCGCCGTGGAAGTCGAAGCCGAAAGCGAGAGCCAGGCCCTGGAGAGGGTACGAGCCATGGCGGATCGCCTGCTGGCGAACCCGGTCGTGGAGGAGTTCGAGCTTTCGTTGAACGGCGCCGTCCCCGGCGCCCCGGCCGCGGTAGGCGCAGCACGGGCCCAGGGGCGGCCGGGCGGCCGGCCGGAGGCGCGCGCCAACCGATGAGCACGGCCACGGTCGGCGTCGTGACGTTCCCGGGCACCAACTGCGATCGGGACGTCATCCACGCCATCAACCGCGCCGCCGGCCCGGAGGCGGGGCTCGCGGCGATCCCGGTCTGGCACGAGGAGGAGGACCTGTCGGGCATCGATGCTGTCGTGCTGCCCGGTGGATTCTCGTACGGGGATTACCTGCGCACCGGCGCCATCGCCCGGTTCGCGCCGGTGATGCGGACAGTGGCGCAGCGCGCGCGGGCCGGTATGCCCGTCCTGGGGATCTGCAACGGCTTCCAGATCCTGCTGGAAGCCGGACTTCTGCCTGGGGCCATGCGGCGCAACCGCACGCTGCGGTTCATCTGCCGGCCTGTCAGGGTCCGCGTGGAGCGGACCGACACGC
This region includes:
- the purE gene encoding 5-(carboxyamino)imidazole ribonucleotide mutase; the protein is EVAVASAHRTPERVQRWASTAAGRGLKVIIAGAGGAAHLPGVIAAWTPLPVIGVPIAASLEGLDALLSIAQMPPGVPVAAVGVNGARNAALLAAEILALSDPALAERLQAFRREQGEKVAERERRLLAALESNASGAGGDAR
- the purB gene encoding adenylosuccinate lyase, with the translated sequence MINRYTRPAMAALWSQENQYRRWLEVELLAAEAWAELGRVPRDAARRLRQQAALSVERIRELERVTDHELIAFLQAVSETVGDDARHLHLGLTSSDVMDTALASLAAEAMDHVIRGVERLRRAVAQQAVKYRSTPMIGRTHGVHAEPITFGLKLARWWDQLGRDLERLRQARSAIAVGKISGAVGSFAHVDPFVEAYVCERLGLRPAPISSQVVARDRHAEAAAALAILGASLENFATEVRLMQQTEVGELEEPFPAGQRGSSAMPHKRNPMRSERIAGLARLMRGYAASAFENVALWHERDISHSSTERVWLADATTLADYMLDLFTRIVENWRVYPERMRANIDATGGLIFSERVMLALVEAGMSREEAYTRVQAHAMAARDAASAAGRASVPPTFKDRILSDPELIAAAGRLRLEAAFELSAFLERVDTIFERLGIDGLTGPEDRVPQEGGAP
- the purC gene encoding phosphoribosylaminoimidazolesuccinocarboxamide synthase; the protein is MNTAEPIWRPQGEEVPADPVRAGRLVHRGKVKAVYEVEGHPALRLIDFTDEATAFDGTKRAVIAGKGEANAAISAAFFRALERAGVPTHFVRLESPTVMLARAVEIIPLEVVVRNRVAGSLANRLGLEEGTPLRRPVLELFYKNDALHDPWVNAHHAEALGWASAEELQQLEHLAFEANRAMRELALRAGLELIDFKLEFGRSVQAGRGGQAGAALLLADEISPDTCRFWDVASADRMDKDRFRRDLGRVEETYAEVRRRIEEAARCLDTPSTST
- the purS gene encoding phosphoribosylformylglycinamidine synthase subunit PurS, producing the protein MSRYTVYVHVMPRRGVLDPPGEATRSALQALGFAEVAAVRIGRRIAVEVEAESESQALERVRAMADRLLANPVVEEFELSLNGAVPGAPAAVGAARAQGRPGGRPEARANR
- the purQ gene encoding phosphoribosylformylglycinamidine synthase subunit PurQ; translated protein: MSTATVGVVTFPGTNCDRDVIHAINRAAGPEAGLAAIPVWHEEEDLSGIDAVVLPGGFSYGDYLRTGAIARFAPVMRTVAQRARAGMPVLGICNGFQILLEAGLLPGAMRRNRTLRFICRPVRVRVERTDTPFTGLYRRGEVLTLPIAHYEGNYFAWPEELDVIETRGQVAFRYCGPQGQDARQFDEFNPNGSAGAVAGLTNPQGNVLGLMPHPERASEAVLGSDDGLRMWLSLGEWLRSRAAAREVVAGGR